The Candidatus Eisenbacteria bacterium genomic sequence GTCCTGAGGTATGGGACAGGGGTCCCCTTCTACCGCCTCGAACGTCTCCAGAAGAACTTCCGGATCCCCCTGCCGGACGCCACGCAGTGGGATATCGTCGAGAGCGCCGTGAACCCGATGGTGCCTGTGTACAAGGCGCTCCTCTACGAGGCTGCGCAGGGCGAGGTCGTCTACAACGACGACACGAGGGGGAAGGTGCTGGATCTGATGAAGGAGATGGAGAAGGCGAAGAAGAAGAACGAAGGGAAGGCAGACGATGGATGAGAGACCGCAGGCGGAAGGGGAGACGCCGAAGGCGAAGGGCCGGGAACGGACCGGGATCTTCACCTCGGGCGTCGTGTCGACGAAGGAGGGTCGAAAGATCGCGCTCTTCTTCACGGGGCGCCAGCACGCTGGGGAGAACCTGAAGGACGTGCTCTGCCAGAGGGCGGCCGAGCTCGGCCCCCCGATCCAGATGTGCGATGCTCTGTCGCGGAACGTGCCCAAGGGCCTCAAGGTCATCCTGGCGAACTGCCTGGCGCACGCGCGGCGGAACTTCGTCGATGTCGCGCCGAGCTTCCCCGAGGAGTGCCTCTACGTGATCGAGACCCTTGCGAAGGTCTACAAGAACGACGAGATCACGAGGGAGAAGCAGATGTCGCCGGAGGAGCGCCTGGCGTTTCACAAGGCCGAGAGTGGTCCCCTGATGAAGGAGCTCGAGGCCTGGATGATCGACCAGATCGAGAGTCGGAAGGTGGAGCCGAACTCCGGGCTCGGGAAGGCGATCTCCTATAGCCGCGATCACTGGAAGGAACTGACCCTCTTCCTCGAGGTCCCCGGGGCGCCGCTAGATAGCAACATCGTCGAGAGGGCGCTGAAGAAAGCCATCATCCACCGGAAGAACAGCCTCTTCTACAAGACCGAACATGGTGCCCATGTGGGCGACATCTACATGAGCCTCATCTACACCTGCGAACTCGAAGGCGCCGATCCCTTCGACTACCTGACCCAACTCCAGGAACACGCCGTGGACGTGGCCCTGACGCCGACAGACTGGATGCCGTGGAACTACCGGCACACCCTGGCGCGCGTGTGGGAAGACTGACGCGCGCCGACGCGGCGGCTGACACGCTCAGCGGTGTGCTGCTCCTTGGGCAGCGATGGCCCTTCGCATCACGGCCCGGCCACCCCACTGAGGGGCCGGGAACCTCCCCGCGTCCTGGGCAGGATAATGGGCGCGGAAGCACGGACCTCATCATAACGGGGATTCCCGGAGCCGCTCACCGGCCGGGTACGCCGGGGGCCAGGTAAGGCCCCGGGGCCAAACCGAACCGGAACGCCGCCCGAGCCCGCCTCCCCCGCTCCCACGCCTGCGCCGCAGCGCAGCCAACCTCCCTTGCCGAGTCGCCCCCGTGCGCGCGACCCCATCTCCCGGGCCGTGGCCTCACCCCCAGCTCTCTGCAAGCCCGGCGAAGCCCGCGCTGCGACCACTCGCGCGGGCTTACGCTCGGAATCGTGGGCGCGGTGGGGCCGCAGGGCCGGCCCTTGCTCGGCCGCACCGGCTTGTGTCCCCGCCGCGCCCCGGCTGGCGCCGATCATCGGGCCACCTCGGTCACGATCGGGCCCGGCAGGCGCCCTGGCCAGGGGGGGTCGGCGTGGTTGGCCGCCGCACGTCGGCCGCCGCCGAAGACCCCCCGGATTTTGCAGGCTCACCGGAAGGACACGAACTCCGGGCCGCCGTCGCCGATCTCTCGTCGACCATCGAGCGGGAGGCCTCTCGAAGGACCCTGGCGGGTTCGGATCCGCGCCGCGAACTCGACTCGGGTTTCGGGGCCGCAAGCGAGCTCTACCGGGATCTTGTGGCGGGCGCGCCGGCCCCCGAGACGTCATCCGCATCGGCATCGCCATCGGCCGAAGCCCCGTGGCGCCTGGGGGACTTCGAGATCCTCCGGCGGGTCGGCGGCGGCGGCATGGGGGATGTGTACCTCGCCCGACAGGTATCGCTGGGGCGGGAGGTGGCTCTCAAACTCCTCTCTCCTCACATCGCCGGCGACGCGAAGTCGACCGAGCGATTTCTTCGCGAGGCAAAGGCCGCGGCGAGCACCAACCATCCGTCGATCGTCCCCGTGCTCCAGGCCGGGATCGAAGGCGGCCGCCCGTACATCGCGATGCAGTACATCCACGGGGTCAGCTTGCAGGAACTCTTGGAGGCTGGGCCCTTGCTGGATGTGAAGAGGGCTCTGGAGATCGCAAGGGATGCGGTGCGTGCCACCGAGGCTGCCCATGCGGCGGGGGTGATCCACCGGGACATCAAGCCGGGCAACGTTCTCTTGGAGAGCGATCCTTCCTCCGTGCGACGCGCCGGCCGGGTCTTCCTCGCGGACTTCGGCCTTGCCTCCTTGAGCGATCGGGGATCGATCACGGCGACCGGCGAGATCCTGGGCACGCCCGCCTACATGTCCCCGGAGCAGGCCCGCGGCCTCCCCGCCGTCAGGTCGTCCGACATCTACTCGCTCGGGGCGACCCTCTACGCGATGCTCGCAGGCCGTCCGCCCCACGAGGGCTCCAATCATGCGGCGATCATCGCCGGCGTGGCGCAGAGGGAGCCGGTGCCGATCCGCAAGCTCAGGCCTTCGGTCGATCGGGACGCGGCCACGATCTGCGAGAAGGCGATGCGCTGGGAGCCGGACCGGCGCTACGCGACCGCCGGCGAGATGGCGGAGGACATCGATCGCTGGCTCGCTCGGAAGCCGATCCGCGCGCGGCCGGCGAGCACGGCGTACCGGGTGCGGCTCTGGCTCAGGCGGAATCCTCGCGCGATGGTGGCGGCGGTCCTGATTGTTGTCGCGGTGCTCGCCGCGCTTGCAGGTGAGCGACTCCTCCGAAGACGCGGAACCTTGGCCGCCGTCGATGATCTCCTGCGCCGGGGCGAGGCGGAGGAGGCGCGGGAGAGGCTCGAAACCGTGCCTGGGATCTGGCCTCTGCGCGACTCGGCGGTGGCATCGCTCGAGTGCAGGCTCTTCCTTCAGCTCGGAGACCTGGGGCGGGCGGCAGAGGCTGCAGCGCGCCTTGCTGCGAGCAAGAGGGCGGCGGAGTTCGCGGCGATCCGCGAGATCGTGGACAGGCAGCTCGCCGCATCCGAGAGCCTGATCCTCGATGGAGCGTGGTGGGCGGCGCTGGAGTTCGTGTGGGAGACGATCGGCGGGATCGAGGTTCTCTCCCGTGAAGCCGGAGGCGATCCGGCATGGTCGGACTGGATCGATTCCGCATCGGTGAAAGCACTGCACGTCGCCGCATCCGCCCTCATCCAGGCCGGGGAGTACGAACTCGCCGTGCGGATCTGGGAAGGAGATCGGGCCCGGGATCGGCCTGTCAGAATTCGAGAGGTTCTGACCGAGTTGGTCGGCGTCCGCGCGGAGGGAGAGCCATCGCTCGATGAGATCGGCGGCTTCGCCCGGCGCCTCACCCGATGCGTCACATCCGTCCGGTTCTCGAGACACGCGCGGATGGTCTTGGAGTCGGGAGGCGTCCAACAGGGTTGTACGGGGGCTCGCCGGAAAGCCTTGCTCGGTCTGGTAGAGCGCAAGGCGCTCGAACAC encodes the following:
- a CDS encoding IS66 family transposase; the encoded protein is MDERPQAEGETPKAKGRERTGIFTSGVVSTKEGRKIALFFTGRQHAGENLKDVLCQRAAELGPPIQMCDALSRNVPKGLKVILANCLAHARRNFVDVAPSFPEECLYVIETLAKVYKNDEITREKQMSPEERLAFHKAESGPLMKELEAWMIDQIESRKVEPNSGLGKAISYSRDHWKELTLFLEVPGAPLDSNIVERALKKAIIHRKNSLFYKTEHGAHVGDIYMSLIYTCELEGADPFDYLTQLQEHAVDVALTPTDWMPWNYRHTLARVWED
- a CDS encoding serine/threonine protein kinase, translating into MVGRRTSAAAEDPPDFAGSPEGHELRAAVADLSSTIEREASRRTLAGSDPRRELDSGFGAASELYRDLVAGAPAPETSSASASPSAEAPWRLGDFEILRRVGGGGMGDVYLARQVSLGREVALKLLSPHIAGDAKSTERFLREAKAAASTNHPSIVPVLQAGIEGGRPYIAMQYIHGVSLQELLEAGPLLDVKRALEIARDAVRATEAAHAAGVIHRDIKPGNVLLESDPSSVRRAGRVFLADFGLASLSDRGSITATGEILGTPAYMSPEQARGLPAVRSSDIYSLGATLYAMLAGRPPHEGSNHAAIIAGVAQREPVPIRKLRPSVDRDAATICEKAMRWEPDRRYATAGEMAEDIDRWLARKPIRARPASTAYRVRLWLRRNPRAMVAAVLIVVAVLAALAGERLLRRRGTLAAVDDLLRRGEAEEARERLETVPGIWPLRDSAVASLECRLFLQLGDLGRAAEAAARLAASKRAAEFAAIREIVDRQLAASESLILDGAWWAALEFVWETIGGIEVLSREAGGDPAWSDWIDSASVKALHVAASALIQAGEYELAVRIWEGDRARDRPVRIREVLTELVGVRAEGEPSLDEIGGFARRLTRCVTSVRFSRHARMVLESGGVQQGCTGARRKALLGLVERKALEH